One genomic window of Vibrio parahaemolyticus includes the following:
- the ybaK gene encoding Cys-tRNA(Pro) deacylase, whose protein sequence is MTPAINLAKKKKVPHTIHQYEHDPRADSYGLEAAEVLGQDPKKVFKTLLFCLNGEPKNLAVAIIPVDQKLNLKLVAKAAKGKKADMADPDIAQKTTGYVVGGISPLGQKKALPTFLHESAKEQETICVSAGKRGLEIELAPQDLVALTRGQFAPLCL, encoded by the coding sequence ATGACTCCGGCCATTAATCTTGCGAAAAAGAAAAAAGTTCCTCACACCATTCACCAGTATGAACATGACCCGAGAGCAGACAGCTATGGGTTAGAAGCGGCTGAAGTGTTGGGGCAAGATCCTAAAAAAGTATTCAAAACCCTGTTGTTTTGCCTTAATGGCGAGCCCAAAAACTTGGCAGTAGCCATCATTCCTGTGGATCAAAAACTGAATCTAAAATTGGTAGCCAAAGCAGCAAAGGGTAAAAAAGCCGACATGGCAGATCCAGACATCGCCCAAAAGACAACGGGTTATGTAGTTGGCGGCATTAGTCCACTTGGACAAAAGAAAGCGTTGCCAACCTTTCTACATGAAAGTGCAAAAGAACAAGAGACGATTTGTGTGAGCGCGGGTAAACGAGGCTTAGAAATTGAGCTTGCTCCGCAAGATCTTGTGGCTTTGACCAGAGGGCAGTTTGCCCCATTATGCTTGTAA
- the kdsA gene encoding 3-deoxy-8-phosphooctulonate synthase — translation MEQKIVNIGDIQVANDKPFTLFAGMNVLESRDLAMQICEHYVKVTDKLGIPYVFKASFDKANRSSVHSYRGPGLEEGMKIFQELKDTFGVKIITDVHTEAQAQPVADVVDVIQLPAFLARQTDLVEAMAKTGAVINVKKPQFMSPGQVGNIVEKFAECGNDKIILCERGSCHGYDNLVVDMLGFGVMKNASKGSPIIFDVTHSLQMRDPSGAASGGRREQTVELAKAGLATGIAGLFIEAHPNPDQARCDGPSALPLDKLEPFLAQMKSLDDLIKSFENIDIK, via the coding sequence ATGGAACAGAAAATCGTTAATATCGGCGACATCCAGGTTGCAAACGACAAGCCATTCACCCTATTTGCAGGCATGAACGTTCTTGAGTCTCGTGATCTTGCTATGCAGATCTGTGAGCATTACGTAAAAGTAACAGACAAACTGGGCATTCCTTACGTATTCAAGGCGTCGTTCGACAAAGCAAACCGCAGTTCTGTTCATTCATACCGTGGCCCAGGCCTTGAAGAAGGTATGAAAATCTTCCAAGAGCTAAAAGACACTTTTGGCGTTAAGATCATCACTGACGTTCACACCGAAGCACAAGCTCAACCTGTCGCTGACGTGGTAGACGTTATTCAGCTTCCTGCATTTCTAGCTCGTCAAACTGACCTAGTTGAAGCAATGGCGAAAACAGGCGCAGTGATCAACGTGAAGAAACCTCAATTTATGAGCCCTGGTCAAGTGGGTAACATCGTTGAGAAATTCGCGGAATGCGGTAACGACAAGATCATCCTATGTGAGCGCGGTTCTTGCCACGGTTACGATAACCTAGTTGTAGACATGCTTGGCTTTGGTGTAATGAAGAACGCGTCGAAAGGTAGCCCAATCATCTTTGACGTAACGCACTCACTACAAATGCGTGACCCATCAGGCGCAGCATCTGGCGGCCGTCGTGAGCAGACAGTTGAGCTTGCAAAAGCGGGTCTAGCGACAGGCATTGCGGGTCTATTTATCGAAGCGCACCCGAACCCAGATCAAGCACGTTGTGATGGCCCATCTGCACTGCCTCTAGACAAACTAGAGCCATTCTTGGCGCAAATGAAGTCACTAGATGACTTGATTAAGAGCTTTGAAAACATCGATATCAAGTAG
- a CDS encoding SirB1 family protein, whose product MLEFFDEDFDNMALVEGALELNKSVNPETNVHWAKQELERLYQEAEATLIHETDEEQRFDSFLRLFFHEWGFKGDDQEYFISDNSFIDKVLERKKGIPVSLGAILLYLGNRLGFPMKGVTFPTQFLIKVDWMHKTPDYINPFNGEYVGEKILQAWLIGQEGPLAQLKPEHFDEADNPTVIGRWLALIKSAMLREERYTLALRCTNLALTFVPDDPYEIRDRGFIFQQLECHQVAVSDFQYFIDQCPDDPASELLKSQVNAMSEKHVTLH is encoded by the coding sequence ATGCTTGAGTTTTTTGACGAAGATTTTGACAACATGGCGCTGGTGGAAGGAGCGTTAGAGCTCAATAAATCCGTTAATCCAGAAACCAACGTCCATTGGGCTAAGCAAGAGCTAGAGCGTCTGTACCAAGAAGCAGAAGCAACGCTTATCCATGAAACAGATGAAGAGCAGCGTTTCGACTCTTTCCTACGTCTGTTTTTCCATGAGTGGGGCTTCAAAGGTGACGACCAAGAGTACTTTATCTCTGACAACAGCTTTATCGATAAAGTGCTAGAGCGTAAAAAAGGTATACCGGTCAGCTTAGGTGCAATTTTATTGTACTTAGGCAATCGCCTTGGCTTCCCTATGAAAGGTGTGACATTCCCAACTCAGTTCCTAATTAAAGTGGATTGGATGCACAAAACACCAGACTACATTAACCCGTTCAACGGGGAGTATGTTGGTGAGAAAATCCTTCAAGCTTGGTTAATCGGTCAAGAAGGACCGTTAGCGCAACTTAAACCAGAACATTTTGACGAAGCGGATAATCCGACAGTGATTGGTCGCTGGTTGGCGTTGATTAAAAGCGCGATGCTGAGAGAAGAGCGTTACACACTGGCGCTGCGCTGTACTAATCTGGCGTTGACCTTTGTGCCAGATGACCCATACGAGATTCGTGATCGCGGTTTTATCTTCCAACAGCTTGAGTGTCATCAGGTCGCGGTATCTGACTTTCAGTACTTTATTGACCAATGTCCCGACGATCCTGCGTCTGAGCTACTAAAATCACAAGTTAATGCGATGAGTGAAAAACACGTCACGCTTCACTAA
- the ushA gene encoding bifunctional UDP-sugar hydrolase/5'-nucleotidase UshA: protein MNQRLIIKTALSAAILASLAGCASQPAHEWNADTTYKLTVLHTNDHHGRFWQNKHGEYGMAARKTLIDDLRDEIQAEGGSVLLLSGGDINTGVPESDLQDAEPDFKGMSKIGYDAMALGNHEFDNPLDVLFKQQDWANFPMLSANIYDKKTGKRLFQPYAMFNKQGIKIAVIGLTTEDTAKLGNPEFIGQVDFRDPKAEAKELIAELKKTENPDLIFAVTHMGHYENGNRGINAPGDVALARYLNEGDLDMIVGGHSQEPVCMEGPNVIKNNFKPGDECQPDQQNGTYIVQAHEWGKYVGRADYEFRNGELSMVSYDLIPVNLKKKINVDGQSQRVFVQDEITQDKAMLDFLRPFQEKGQSQLNVKIAESNGKLEGDRDVVRFQQTNLGRLIATAHMERAKADFAVMNSGGVRDSIEAGEITYKDVLTVQPFGNMVSYVDMSGQEVLDYLNIVATKPVDSGAYAQFAGISMRIENDKVTNVFIGNKQLRLDGRYRFTVPSYNASGGDGYPKIDTHPGYVNTGFTDAEVLKDYLESHSPIDVNEYAPSGEVMYQTNNVVNQ from the coding sequence ATGAATCAGCGTCTGATTATCAAAACCGCTTTGAGTGCAGCTATTTTGGCCTCGCTGGCTGGATGTGCTTCGCAACCTGCTCATGAATGGAATGCAGATACCACTTATAAATTGACTGTCTTACACACCAACGATCACCACGGTCGTTTTTGGCAGAATAAACACGGTGAGTACGGCATGGCCGCGCGCAAGACGTTGATCGATGATCTGCGTGATGAAATTCAAGCAGAAGGAGGCAGCGTGCTGTTGCTGTCTGGTGGTGATATTAATACCGGCGTTCCTGAATCTGATTTACAAGACGCTGAACCAGATTTCAAAGGCATGAGTAAGATTGGCTACGACGCGATGGCGCTAGGCAATCACGAATTTGATAATCCGCTAGATGTGCTATTCAAACAGCAAGATTGGGCTAACTTCCCAATGCTGTCAGCCAACATCTACGACAAAAAAACGGGCAAGCGTTTATTCCAACCTTACGCGATGTTCAATAAGCAAGGCATTAAAATTGCGGTTATTGGTCTGACAACAGAAGATACCGCGAAGTTGGGAAATCCTGAGTTTATCGGTCAAGTGGACTTCCGCGACCCGAAAGCGGAAGCGAAAGAGCTGATTGCAGAACTGAAAAAAACAGAAAATCCGGATCTGATTTTCGCTGTTACGCACATGGGTCACTACGAAAATGGCAACCGTGGCATCAATGCGCCGGGTGATGTAGCTTTGGCGCGTTACCTTAATGAAGGCGATTTGGACATGATTGTGGGTGGTCACTCACAAGAGCCCGTTTGTATGGAAGGTCCTAACGTTATCAAAAATAACTTTAAACCGGGTGATGAGTGTCAGCCAGACCAACAAAACGGTACTTACATTGTTCAGGCGCATGAGTGGGGTAAATATGTTGGCCGTGCCGATTACGAATTCCGTAACGGCGAACTATCAATGGTGAGCTACGATCTTATTCCGGTAAACTTGAAGAAAAAAATCAATGTGGATGGTCAATCACAACGTGTGTTTGTTCAAGATGAAATTACTCAAGACAAAGCGATGTTGGACTTCCTTCGTCCTTTCCAAGAAAAAGGCCAAAGCCAGCTGAATGTGAAAATTGCGGAATCAAACGGTAAGCTAGAGGGTGACCGTGATGTCGTGCGATTCCAACAGACGAATCTAGGTCGTTTAATTGCAACGGCTCATATGGAACGTGCAAAAGCTGATTTCGCAGTGATGAACTCAGGTGGTGTGCGTGATTCTATTGAAGCTGGTGAAATCACATACAAAGATGTGCTGACCGTGCAGCCATTTGGCAACATGGTTTCTTACGTCGATATGTCTGGCCAAGAAGTCTTGGATTACCTAAATATTGTTGCAACCAAGCCAGTTGATTCAGGTGCTTACGCGCAGTTTGCGGGTATCTCTATGCGTATTGAAAATGACAAAGTCACCAATGTATTTATCGGTAACAAGCAACTGCGTTTAGATGGTCGCTACCGCTTCACAGTACCAAGTTACAACGCTTCTGGTGGCGATGGTTACCCTAAAATTGATACGCACCCTGGCTACGTCAACACAGGTTTTACCGATGCAGAAGTCTTGAAAGACTATCTAGAAAGCCATAGCCCAATTGACGTTAACGAATACGCACCTTCTGGTGAGGTGATGTACCAAACAAACAATGTGGTCAATCAATAG